In the genome of Triticum urartu cultivar G1812 chromosome 5, Tu2.1, whole genome shotgun sequence, one region contains:
- the LOC125508555 gene encoding dipeptidyl aminopeptidase 4 codes for MRSLDVAGAERSDQQNRKKPRRETEMPLAGSIVAGSSGDCGGIEESGGCLSMRVEDIVQHPLPGYGAPVALSFSPDDRRVAFLYSPDGTLHRKVFTFDPAKGRQELLFAPPDGGGLEESNLSAEERLRRERSRERGLGVTRYEWRARRSGGPSSRAGIVVPLPSGVYFQDLSGSEPVLKLQSSSTSPIIDPHLSPDGTMIAYVRDDELQCKTYNFGFDDGETKQLTYGARESGKVHGLAEYIAQEEMERKMGFWWSPDSKHLACTEVDSSSIPLYRIMHQGKSSVGLDAQEDHAYPFAGAANVKVRLGVVSSGGGEVTWMDLLCGEPNGAHGDEEYLARVNWMHHNALAVQVLNRAHTKLKLLKFDIATGKREVLLEEEHDIWITLHDCFTPLDNGVSSKHPGGFIWASEKTGFRHLYLHDKNGECLGPITQGDWLVDQIAGVNESSGLIYFTGTLDGPLETNLYCTNLFPDWSLPLQAPNRLTRGTGRHSVILDHQLLRFIDVYDSVKSPPVILLCSLLDGSVIMPLYEQPLTVQPLKKFQQLSPEMVQFTGKDGTSFYGTLYLPDEKKYGPPPYKTLVNVYGGPSVQLVSDSWISTVDMRAQYLRSKGILVWKMDNRGSARRGLHFEGQLKYNIGRVDAEDQLAGTEWLIKQGLAKPGHIGLYGWSYGGFLSAMCLSRFSDTFCCAVSGAPVTAWDGYDTFYTEKYLGLPSEHSDAYEYGSIMHHVKNLRGKLLLIHGMIDENVHFRHTARLINSLMAERKSYEILLFPDERHMPRQLDDRIYMEERIWDFVERSL; via the exons ATGCGATCGCTTGACGTGGCGGGGGCGGAGAGGTCGGATCAGCAGAACCGCAAGAAGCCGCGCCGCGAGACGGAGATGCCCCTAGCCGGCTCCATCGTCGCCGGCAGCAGCGGTGACTGCGGAGGCATTGAGGAATCTGGTGGGTGTCTCAGCATGCGGGTGGAGGATATCGTGCAGCACCCCCTGCCTGGCTACGGGGCGCCGGTGGCGCTCAGCTTTAGCCCCGACGACCGGCGAGTGGCCTTCTTGTACAGCCCCGACGGCACGCTCCACCGCAAGGTGTTCACCTTCGACCCCGCCAAGGGCCGCCAGGAGCTGCTCTTCGCTCCCCCTGACGGCGGCGGGCTCGAGGAGAGCAATCTATCCGCCGAGGAGCGGCTACGCCGCGAGCGTTCCCGGGAGCGTGGCCTTGGGGTCACTCGGTACGAGTGGCGTGCCCGTCGCTCTGGCGGCCCCTCTTCTCGTGCGGGCATTGTCGTGCCTCTCCCTTCAGGG GTTTACTTTCAGGACCTGTCTGGCTCTGAACCAGTACTCAAGCTACAAAGTTCTTCCACATCACCAATTATTGACCCACATCTATCTCCAGATGGGACCATGATTGCATATGTCAGGGATGATGAACTGCAGTGCAAGACATATAACTTTGGTTTTGATGATGGTGAAACTAAGCAATTGACCTACGGTGCAAGAGAAAGTGGAAAG GTCCATGGACTTGCTGAGTATATTGCTCAG GAAGAGATGGAAAGGAAGATGGGATTCTGGTGGTCTCCTGATAGTAAACACCTTGCATGTACTGAAGTAGATTCATCTTCCATTCCACTATACAGAATTATGCATCAGGGTAAAAGTTCTGTTGGTCTAGATGCTCAAGAAGATCATGCTTATCCATTTGCTGGAGCAGCTAATGTTAAAGTGCGACTTGGAGTTGTTTCTTCCGGTGGAGGAGAGGTAACTTGGATGGATCTCCTTTGCGGAGAACCAAATGGAGCACATGGTGATGAAGAATATCTAGCTAGGGTTAACTGGATGCATCATAATGCTCTTGCTGTTCAAGTTCTCAATAGAGCTCACACAAAACTTAAGCTACTTAAGTTTGATATTGCCACCGGTAAAAGGGAAGTCTTACTTgaagaagagcatgatatatggATAACATTGCATGATTGTTTCACTCCTCTAGACAATGGAGTGAGTAGTAAACATCCAGGTGGGTTTATTTGGGCCAGTGAGAAGACAGGATTTAGACACTTGTATCTTCATGACAAGAATGGTGAGTGCTTAGGCCCTATCACGCAAGGTGACTGGTTGGTCGACCAAATTGCTGGTGTCAATGAGAGTTCTGGACTTATATATTTTACTGGAACACTGGATGGACCATTGGAGACAAATCTGTACTGCACCAACCTCTTTCCTGATTGGAGCCTTCCATTACAAGCCCCTAACAGGTTGACTCGTGGAACTGGGCGGCATTCTGTAATTCTTGACCATCAGTTGCTAAGGTTTATTGATGTGTATGACTCAGTAAAATCACCACCTGTGATCCTGTTGTGTTCTTTGCTTGATGGAAGTGTAATAATGCCTCTGTATGAGCAGCCACTAACAGTTCAGCCACTTAAAAAGTTTCAGCAGCTGTCTCCAGAGATGGTCCAGTTTACAGGGAAGGATGGGACTTCATTTTATGGAACTCTCTATCTTCCCGATGAGAAGAAATATGGACCGCCTCCCTACAAAACACTTGTTAATGTTTATGGTGGTCCCAGTGTCCAGCTCGTTAGTGATTCATGGATTAGCACTGTTGACATGAGGGCTCAGTATCTGCGAAGTAAGGGAATATTAGTCTGGAAG ATGGACAACCGGGGATCTGCACGGCGAGGTTTGCATTTTGAGGGACAGCTTAAGTACAACATTGGTCGTGTCGATGCTGAGGATCAACTAGCTGGTACTGAGTGGTTAATAAAGCAAGGCCTTGCGAAGCCTGGACATATTGGTCTGTATGGCTGGAGTTACGGTGGTTTTCTCTCGGCAATGTGCCTATCAAGGTTTTCCGACACATTCTGCTGCGCTGTGTCCGGTGCCCCAGTGACTGCATGGGACGGGTACGATACCTTTTACACAGAGAAGTACCTGGGTCTGCCCTCAGAGCATAGCGATGCTTACGAGTACGGGTCAATCATGCACCATGTGAAGAATCTCAGGGGGAAGCTGCTCCTCATCCACGGGATGATTGACGAGAACGTGCATTTTAGGCACACGGCTAGGCTCATCAACAGTTTGATGGCGGAACGCAAGTCGTACGAGATCCTCCTCTTCCCTGACGAGAGGCACATGCCACGCCAGCTAGACGACCGGATCTATATGGAGGAGAGGATCTGGGATTTTGTGGAGAGAAGCCTATGA